The Camelina sativa cultivar DH55 chromosome 14, Cs, whole genome shotgun sequence genome includes a window with the following:
- the LOC104741313 gene encoding anther-specific protein BCP1-like, which produces MGRQNVIVVVALVFMAILGLAAAASSPSPSASPSKAPAASKTDHDVEPPVTDDQIGTTDDDTAAAPGDDDVAVAGPVGSDSSYASNGPSGSDDSADNGGAAALGVSAVVVGVTSIAGSFLFF; this is translated from the coding sequence atggGTCGCCAAAACGTTATCGTCGTGGTCGCCCTCGTCTTCATGGCCATCCTTGGCCTGGCAGCAGCTGCCTCTTCCCCATCTCCTTCAGCGTCTCCCTCCAAAGCTCCGGCTGCCTCCAAAACTGATCATGACGTCGAACCTCCAGTCACCGATGACCAAATCGGAACTACCGACGACGATACAGCTGCAGCCCCAGGTGATGATGACGTTGCAGTGGCTGGTCCTGTAGGAAGTGACTCCTCCTACGCTAGCAATGGACCCTCAGGCTCTGACGATTCTGCCGACAACGGTGGTGCGGCTGCTCTCGGCGTCTCTGCCGTCGTCGTTGGTGTTACATCCATCGCcggttctttcttgtttttctaa